The proteins below are encoded in one region of Acidithiobacillus ferrooxidans ATCC 23270:
- a CDS encoding restriction endonuclease subunit S: MNPKAPSTVLTAETKPARVPKLRFPAFRGADGWKLAPLSQLATRTKQKNRDEKITRVLTNSAEFGVMDQRDFFDKEIATQGNLESYFVVELGSYVYNPRISATAPVGPISKNKVGTGVMSPLYTVFKFKDGGNDFYEHYFKTTGWHTYMRQASSTGARHDRMAISSDDFMAMPLPVPTPKEQQKIAECLSSVDALMAAQARKVDALKTHKKGLMQQLFPTEGETQPRLRFPEFQNAGEWNKTTLGEAATFFNGRAYKQEELLESGKYPVLRVGNFFTNNNWYYSDLELDETKYCDKGDLLYAWSASFGPRMWHGVKVIYHYHIWKVEQHSGIDRQFLFITLENETERMKSNSANGLGLLHITKGTIEGWDTAFPSPPEQHRIASCLSSLDALITLETQKLEALKTHKKGLMQQLFPVLNEVQG, from the coding sequence ATGAACCCCAAAGCACCAAGCACTGTTTTGACAGCAGAAACAAAGCCCGCGCGAGTGCCGAAGCTGCGGTTTCCGGCGTTTCGGGGGGCGGATGGGTGGAAGCTCGCGCCGCTGAGTCAATTGGCAACTCGCACCAAACAGAAAAACCGCGATGAAAAAATTACTCGCGTGCTGACGAACTCAGCCGAGTTTGGCGTGATGGACCAGCGCGACTTCTTCGACAAAGAAATTGCCACGCAAGGCAATCTCGAGAGCTATTTCGTAGTTGAGCTGGGCAGCTATGTTTACAACCCGCGCATCTCTGCAACAGCACCTGTTGGCCCCATTTCTAAGAACAAAGTTGGCACTGGCGTCATGTCGCCGCTCTACACCGTCTTCAAGTTCAAAGACGGTGGCAATGACTTTTATGAGCACTACTTCAAGACAACCGGCTGGCACACCTACATGCGGCAGGCATCCAGTACAGGCGCGCGGCATGATCGAATGGCCATCTCCAGCGACGATTTCATGGCCATGCCTTTGCCTGTTCCGACACCGAAGGAACAACAAAAAATCGCCGAGTGCCTGAGTTCGGTGGACGCGCTGATGGCCGCGCAAGCGCGGAAAGTGGACGCGCTCAAGACCCATAAAAAAGGGCTGATGCAGCAGCTTTTCCCCACGGAGGGCGAAACCCAACCCCGCCTGCGCTTCCCCGAATTCCAAAACGCCGGGGAGTGGAACAAGACGACCTTGGGTGAAGCAGCGACATTCTTCAACGGCCGAGCATACAAACAGGAAGAACTGCTTGAATCCGGAAAGTATCCAGTTCTCCGCGTTGGAAATTTCTTCACCAACAACAATTGGTATTACTCAGACCTTGAACTGGATGAGACAAAGTATTGTGACAAAGGCGATTTGCTTTACGCATGGTCGGCGTCGTTCGGGCCGCGTATGTGGCACGGGGTAAAAGTGATTTATCACTACCACATCTGGAAGGTCGAACAACACAGTGGAATAGACCGACAGTTCCTTTTCATCACACTCGAAAATGAAACTGAGAGGATGAAATCCAACTCAGCAAATGGATTGGGACTTCTGCACATTACGAAGGGAACCATCGAGGGCTGGGACACTGCATTCCCATCACCGCCAGAACAACACCGCATCGCCTCCTGCCTGAGCAGCCTCGACGCCCTGATCACCCTGGAGACCCAAAAGCTCGAAGCCCTCAAGACCCACAAGAAAGGGCTGATGCAGCAGCTTTTCCCAGTACTCAACGAGGTGCAGGGATGA
- a CDS encoding AlbA family DNA-binding domain-containing protein, with protein sequence MSEQPLAEATLLARIALGEHTRQQFKRSFHNPDALAAELAAFANSGGGTLLIGVTDDGIITGLSEHAFRMLPYRGLGSGIPRALDEWSQIELIDEVSGNQFTARVQRPKAQWAGAGEQATEQVEAPVTEQVTEQVRRLCVALGQEAKGTKELMQSLNLKHRPSFLEDYLNPALQQRFVELTQPDSPRSPTQKYRLTAQGKVLLK encoded by the coding sequence ATGAGTGAGCAGCCGCTGGCTGAAGCCACTTTGCTTGCGCGCATCGCCCTGGGCGAGCACACCCGCCAGCAGTTCAAACGCAGCTTCCACAACCCTGATGCCCTGGCCGCCGAGCTGGCTGCCTTTGCCAACAGCGGCGGCGGCACGCTGCTGATCGGTGTGACCGATGACGGCATCATCACTGGCCTGAGCGAGCACGCCTTCCGGATGCTGCCCTACCGGGGACTGGGCAGTGGTATCCCCCGTGCGCTGGATGAATGGTCGCAGATCGAACTGATCGACGAAGTTAGCGGCAACCAATTCACCGCTCGGGTGCAACGGCCCAAGGCGCAGTGGGCGGGGGCGGGCGAACAAGCCACCGAACAAGTCGAGGCCCCAGTCACCGAACAAGTAACCGAACAAGTTCGCCGACTGTGCGTGGCTCTGGGGCAAGAGGCCAAAGGAACGAAGGAGCTGATGCAGTCGCTCAACCTCAAACACCGCCCGAGCTTTTTGGAAGACTATCTGAACCCGGCCCTCCAACAGCGTTTTGTGGAACTGACCCAGCCAGACTCACCGCGCAGCCCCACACAAAAATACCGCCTGACCGCACAAGGAAAGGTCTTGTTGAAATGA
- a CDS encoding type I restriction endonuclease subunit R: MKPEGRTRKQIDAPDTYSRPADSPSFAVREDTIEYGFIGTLQNLKYEYRPDIRDRAALEANFRQHFEALNRVRLTDAEFARLLDEIVTPDVFTAAKTLRSINAFTRDDGTPLNYSLVNLKDWCKNTFEVIHQLRINTDYSHHRYDVILLINGVPCVQIELKTLGVHPRRAMEQIVEYKHDPGNGYTRTLLCFMQLFIVSNRDQTYYFANNNARHFAFNADERFLPVYEFADEDNSKIRQLDAFAERFLKKCNLGQTLSRYMVLLAGEQKLMMMRPYQVYAVQHMVKCIDEDNGNGYIWHTTGSGKTLTSFKAATLLKENEHIHKCVFVVDRKDLDRQTREEFNRFQEGCVEENTHTGALVRRLLSEDYADKVIVTTIQKLGLALDETSRRNKQRSKNGQATYKEQLEALQDERIVFIFDECHRSQFGENHKAIKAFFPRAQLFGFTGTPIFEANASLQKIEDSTASMRTTADLFQKQLHAYTITHAIEDGNVLRFHVDYFKPEGKNPPKPGEPIAKRAVIEAILAKHDAATGGRRFNALFATASINDAIEYHALFKTMQAEKLAADPEFKPLNIACVFSPPAQLAENPESKKDIDQLSEDLPQEQEDNKVEPEAKKQALEGILADYNARYGTNHRLSEFDLYYQDVQKRIKDQQWPNADYPPAQKIDITIVVDMLLTGFDSKFLNTLYVDKNLKHHGLIQAFSRTNRVLNATKPYGNILDFRQQQDAVDAAIALFSGEKTGEQAREIWLVEKAPVVIQKLEAAVQKLDAFMQSQGLDCTPSTVANLKGDAAKTVFIERFKEVQRLKTQLDQYTDLTGENKAAIEQVLPEETLRGFKGQYLDTAKKLRDGRNKPDKPGADKPADQLDFEFVLFASAVIDYDYIMKLMTSFSAKEPGKAKMTREQLIGLISSDAKFINERDDIAEYIGTLQAGEGLSETAIRDGYTRFKAEKNAQELATIAAKHNLATAALQSFVDGIFERMIFDGERLSDLMAPLDLGWKARSQAEIALMEDLYPLLTQRAGGRDISGLSAYE, encoded by the coding sequence ATGAAACCGGAAGGCCGCACCCGGAAACAAATCGACGCCCCAGACACCTACAGTCGGCCCGCTGATAGTCCGAGTTTCGCCGTCCGCGAGGACACCATCGAATACGGCTTCATCGGCACCCTGCAAAACCTCAAGTACGAATATCGCCCCGACATCCGCGACCGCGCCGCGCTGGAGGCCAATTTCCGCCAGCACTTCGAAGCGCTCAACCGCGTCCGCCTCACCGATGCCGAGTTCGCCCGCCTGCTGGATGAGATCGTCACCCCGGATGTTTTTACCGCCGCCAAGACCCTGCGCAGCATCAATGCCTTCACCCGCGACGACGGCACGCCGCTGAACTACAGCCTCGTCAACCTCAAGGACTGGTGCAAAAACACCTTCGAGGTCATCCACCAGTTGCGCATCAATACCGACTACAGCCACCACCGCTACGACGTCATCCTGCTCATCAACGGTGTGCCCTGCGTGCAGATCGAGCTGAAAACCCTCGGCGTCCATCCGCGCCGGGCCATGGAGCAGATCGTCGAATACAAGCACGACCCCGGCAACGGCTACACCCGGACGCTGCTCTGCTTCATGCAGCTCTTCATCGTCAGCAACCGCGACCAGACTTACTACTTCGCCAACAACAACGCCCGCCATTTCGCCTTCAACGCCGACGAGCGCTTTTTGCCCGTCTATGAGTTCGCGGACGAGGACAATAGCAAGATCAGACAGCTCGACGCCTTCGCCGAGCGCTTCCTGAAAAAGTGTAACCTCGGCCAGACCCTCAGCCGCTACATGGTGCTGCTGGCGGGCGAGCAAAAGCTCATGATGATGCGACCCTATCAGGTCTATGCCGTGCAGCACATGGTCAAGTGCATCGATGAAGACAACGGCAACGGCTACATCTGGCACACCACCGGCAGCGGCAAGACGCTCACCTCCTTCAAGGCCGCCACCCTGCTCAAGGAGAACGAGCACATCCATAAATGCGTGTTCGTTGTCGACCGCAAGGACCTCGACCGCCAGACGCGGGAGGAATTCAACCGCTTCCAGGAAGGCTGTGTCGAAGAAAACACCCACACCGGCGCCCTCGTGCGCCGCCTGCTGTCCGAGGACTACGCCGACAAGGTCATCGTCACCACCATCCAGAAGCTCGGCCTCGCGCTCGACGAAACGAGCCGCCGCAACAAGCAACGCAGCAAAAACGGCCAGGCCACCTACAAGGAGCAGCTCGAAGCACTGCAGGACGAGCGCATCGTCTTCATCTTCGACGAATGCCACCGCTCGCAGTTCGGTGAGAACCACAAGGCCATCAAAGCCTTCTTCCCCCGCGCCCAACTCTTCGGCTTCACCGGCACGCCCATCTTCGAGGCCAATGCCAGCCTGCAGAAGATCGAGGACAGCACGGCCTCCATGCGCACCACGGCAGACCTCTTCCAGAAACAGCTGCACGCCTACACCATCACCCACGCCATCGAAGACGGCAATGTGCTGCGCTTCCATGTCGATTACTTCAAGCCGGAAGGAAAGAACCCACCCAAACCCGGCGAACCCATCGCCAAGCGCGCGGTCATCGAAGCCATCCTCGCCAAGCACGATGCCGCCACCGGCGGGCGCCGCTTCAACGCCCTCTTTGCCACCGCATCCATCAACGATGCCATCGAATACCACGCGCTGTTCAAGACCATGCAAGCCGAGAAACTGGCCGCCGATCCCGAGTTCAAGCCGCTGAATATCGCCTGCGTCTTCTCTCCGCCTGCGCAGCTCGCGGAGAATCCCGAAAGCAAAAAGGACATCGACCAGCTCTCCGAAGACCTCCCGCAAGAGCAGGAAGACAACAAGGTCGAGCCAGAAGCGAAGAAGCAGGCGCTTGAAGGCATCCTCGCCGACTACAACGCCCGCTACGGCACCAACCATCGCCTGAGCGAATTCGATCTTTACTACCAGGATGTGCAAAAGCGGATCAAAGACCAGCAGTGGCCGAATGCCGACTACCCCCCGGCGCAGAAAATCGACATCACTATCGTCGTGGACATGCTGCTCACCGGCTTCGATTCCAAGTTCCTGAACACGCTCTACGTGGACAAGAACCTCAAGCACCACGGCCTGATCCAGGCCTTCTCGCGCACCAACCGCGTGCTCAACGCCACCAAGCCCTACGGCAACATCCTCGACTTCCGCCAGCAGCAGGATGCCGTCGATGCCGCCATCGCGCTGTTCTCCGGCGAAAAGACCGGCGAGCAGGCGCGCGAAATCTGGCTGGTGGAAAAGGCGCCCGTGGTCATCCAGAAACTGGAGGCCGCCGTGCAAAAGCTCGACGCCTTCATGCAGTCCCAGGGGCTGGATTGCACGCCCTCCACCGTGGCCAACCTGAAAGGCGATGCCGCCAAGACCGTTTTCATCGAGCGCTTCAAGGAAGTGCAGCGGCTCAAGACCCAGCTCGACCAATACACCGACCTCACCGGGGAAAACAAAGCCGCCATCGAGCAGGTGCTGCCCGAAGAAACCCTGCGCGGCTTCAAGGGCCAGTATCTGGACACCGCCAAAAAGCTCCGCGACGGGCGCAACAAGCCGGACAAGCCCGGCGCCGACAAGCCTGCCGATCAGCTCGACTTCGAGTTCGTCCTCTTCGCCTCCGCCGTCATTGATTACGACTACATCATGAAGCTGATGACCAGCTTCTCGGCCAAAGAGCCGGGCAAGGCCAAGATGACCCGCGAACAACTCATCGGCCTCATCAGCAGTGACGCCAAGTTCATCAACGAGCGCGACGACATCGCCGAATATATCGGCACGCTCCAGGCCGGCGAGGGGCTGAGTGAAACCGCCATCCGCGACGGCTACACCCGCTTCAAGGCGGAGAAGAACGCCCAGGAACTCGCCACCATTGCCGCAAAGCACAATCTGGCCACCGCCGCCCTGCAAAGCTTCGTGGACGGCATTTTTGAGCGCATGATCTTCGACGGCGAACGCTTGAGCGACCTCATGGCCCCGCTCGATCTGGGCTGGAAAGCCCGCAGCCAGGCCGAAATCGCGCTGATGGAAGATTTGTATCCGCTGCTGACCCAACGCGCCGGGGGCCGCGATATTTCAGGGCTTAGCGCCTATGAGTGA
- the ubiD gene encoding 4-hydroxy-3-polyprenylbenzoate decarboxylase, producing the protein MSYRDLRAFLAVLEKRDLLRRLSVPVSPKLEMTEICDRTLRAAGPAILFTQPIGYDMPVLGNLFGTTERVALGMGGESLADLRQIGQLLAYLKEPDPPRGLRDLWDKLPTLRKILYMAPTTLSRPPCQEIILRGDEVDLAALPVQTCWPEDAAPLMTWGLTVTKGPHKRRANMGIYRQQVIGRNRVIMRWLAHRGGAQDLREFQKAQPGEPFPVAVAYGADPATILAAVIPIPDTISEHQFAGLLRGGRTELANALSVPLQVPARAEIVLEGHIYPDDMAVEGPFGDHTGYYNEAERFPVFTVETISHRENPVYHSTYTGRPPDEPAILGAALNEVFVPLLQKQFPEIVDFYLPPEGCSYRLAVVSIRKGYPGHAKRVMFGIWGFLRQFMYTKFIIVVDEDIDVRRWEDVIWAMTTRMDPVRDITPVENTPIDYLDFASPVAGLGGKVGMDATNKLPGETAREWGRPIQMTAVVRQRVDDLLLALDRPLF; encoded by the coding sequence ATGAGCTACCGTGACCTTCGCGCCTTTTTGGCCGTTCTCGAAAAGCGCGATCTATTGCGCCGGCTGAGCGTGCCCGTCTCTCCCAAACTGGAGATGACGGAAATCTGTGACCGAACCTTGCGGGCGGCAGGGCCGGCCATTCTGTTTACCCAGCCCATCGGCTACGACATGCCGGTGCTCGGCAACCTGTTCGGGACGACGGAACGCGTGGCGCTGGGGATGGGGGGCGAATCCCTGGCAGATCTCCGGCAGATCGGTCAGTTACTGGCCTATCTCAAGGAACCTGACCCGCCCCGCGGGCTGCGCGACCTCTGGGACAAATTGCCCACCCTGCGCAAGATCCTGTACATGGCACCGACCACCCTGAGTCGCCCTCCCTGCCAGGAAATCATCCTGCGCGGAGATGAGGTCGACCTTGCCGCCCTGCCGGTGCAGACCTGCTGGCCAGAAGACGCTGCGCCGCTCATGACCTGGGGCCTGACCGTGACCAAGGGGCCACACAAGCGGCGGGCCAACATGGGTATCTACCGGCAACAGGTCATCGGTCGTAACCGGGTGATCATGCGCTGGTTGGCGCACCGGGGGGGGGCCCAGGACCTGCGTGAATTCCAGAAAGCGCAGCCGGGCGAGCCATTCCCCGTTGCCGTGGCCTACGGCGCCGATCCGGCAACCATTCTGGCGGCGGTCATTCCTATCCCCGATACCATTTCCGAGCACCAATTCGCCGGCCTGCTGCGTGGCGGGCGTACTGAGCTCGCCAATGCCCTGAGCGTTCCGCTACAGGTGCCCGCGCGCGCCGAAATCGTCCTGGAAGGGCATATTTACCCGGATGACATGGCGGTGGAAGGTCCTTTTGGAGACCACACCGGCTACTACAATGAGGCCGAGCGTTTTCCGGTATTCACCGTGGAAACCATCAGCCACCGCGAAAATCCTGTTTACCACAGCACCTACACCGGCCGGCCCCCCGATGAACCGGCCATACTGGGTGCGGCCCTCAACGAAGTCTTCGTGCCCCTGCTGCAGAAACAATTCCCGGAAATCGTGGATTTTTATCTGCCGCCGGAGGGCTGTTCCTACCGTCTGGCCGTTGTCAGTATCCGCAAGGGTTACCCCGGTCATGCAAAAAGAGTCATGTTCGGTATCTGGGGCTTTTTGCGACAGTTCATGTACACCAAGTTTATCATCGTGGTGGACGAAGACATCGATGTGCGCCGTTGGGAAGATGTGATCTGGGCGATGACCACCCGGATGGACCCGGTGCGCGACATTACCCCCGTCGAAAATACACCCATCGATTATCTCGACTTTGCTTCGCCGGTTGCCGGACTTGGTGGTAAAGTGGGTATGGACGCCACCAATAAACTGCCCGGAGAGACTGCCCGGGAATGGGGCCGCCCCATCCAGATGACCGCCGTGGTGCGCCAACGAGTGGATGACCTGTTGCTGGCGCTGGATCGGCCGCTGTTCTAA